A window of Acidimicrobiia bacterium genomic DNA:
CTCACTCCGGCCGCTCGTGACGCGGACGAGCCCGAGGTGATCGTGATCGACCTCGACCAGCCCGGCGCCGCGGACCAGGTCGCCCGCTGGCGAGCGCGTCTCCCCGATGCGTTCGTCGCCGGTCACGTCGGCACCCCCGACCAGGCGAGGTGGCTCGAGGCCGAGCGCGCCGGGTGCGACCTGGTTGCCAACCGGGGCGCGTTCGCGGCGCGCCTGCGCCAACGGCTACCCCCGCCGGGCGCGCGTCAACGGCCGCGCTTGCCCTTGTTGGAGGCAGCCGAGGTGCCGGGTCGCCTCGGGCTGGTCGTGCACCTCCCGGAGACGCCAGTCGGCCCGGTTGCGCTCTATCACGTCCGGGGCCGTCTCTGCGCGGTCGAGGACCGCTGTCCCCATGCGGGTGCGACGCTCTCGGAGGGCGAGTTGGAGGGCTCGATCGTCACCTGTCCACGCCACGGGAGCCAGTTCGACGTCTGCACGGGCGAGCGCATGCGGGGTCCGGCCGATGCCTCGCTGCGGACCTTCGGCGTCGTGGAGGAGGACGGCTTCGTCCATCTCCTCCTCGACGCGCCGGAGGAGCGATAGATGAGGATGCTCAGCCCGCGGCGGCGGCGCGCAGCACGGCGCGGTCGCGTCGCGCTTCGCGGAGCAGCGCCTCTCGGTCGCTCGAGTGGTAGATCTGCACGCCGGCGATCTTCTCCTCGCCTCGGAAGACCTGACCCCGGAGCCCGCTCGCGCCGGGGAACACCCGGAGGACGAACGTCGACCCCGCGGCTTCGAACTCGATCTCCTCGCGGGCGTCATCGGGAACCGCACCGTCCGATCTGTGGCCGATCACGATCCCCCGATCTCTCGCAGGTCCTGCACGCTCGGCGGGTGGAGCTCGCGGTCGCCAACCAACGCGCGGGCTTGTTCTGACATCCGGTCGCGGGTCCATCGAGGTTCGAGCGTGAACTCGACTGACACCTCCGAGATCCCGGGGAGCGCGTAGAGGACCTCTTGCATCTGGGACTCGAGGATCGGCCCGATGGCGCACCCGAAGGTCGTGAGCGTGTAGGTGACATGAGCGCGACCCTCGTCATCGACATCGACGTCGTACACGAGACCGAGGTCGACGATGTTGATCCCGAGCTCGGGGTCGGGGATCACCTTGAGGGCCTCCCGGGCCTCGTCGGCGCCGGTGACCACCGCTCCACTCATCGGGTTGCCGAAACGCTTGAGCATGTGCGCATAGACGCATAGTGTGACGGGATCCAGGTCCGCCACGCAAGGCCCGGTGAGTCCAAGCTCGTGCTGCACGATCCCCAGGGGTGGAAGAGCGCCGGCGATCGGCGCGGCAAGGACTGAATGGCGCGCTTTGGGTTCCTCATCGACCAGGACACGTGCATCGGCTGTCACGCCTGCACGGTGGCCTGCAAGGCCGAGCACGACGTGCCCCTCGGCGTGAACCGCACCTGGGTCAAGTACATCGAGAAGGGCGAGTTCCCCGACTCGCAGCGCAAGTTCTCGGTGATGCGCTGCAACCAGTGCGACAACGCGCCGTGCGTCACGATCTGCCCGACGAACGCGCTCTTCGTGCGTCACGACGGCATCGTCGACTTCGACACGACCTCGTGCATCGGCTGCAAGTCGTGCATGAACGCCTGCCCCTACGACGCCCTTTACATCGATCCGGACGAGCACACGGCCCAGAAGTGCAACTTCTGTGCGCACCGGATCGATGTCGGGTTGGAGCCCTCGTGCGTGATCGTGTGTCCCACCCAGTCGATCGTGGCCGGCGACCTCGACGATCCCAGCACCCGGATCTCACAGATGGTCGCCCGTCACGACGTGCAGGTGCGTGCGCCGGAGCAAGGAACTCGGCCCAAGGTGTTTTACAAGGGTGCCGACGAGGCGTCGCTCGACCCGACGCGCACCCGGATCGCCGACGACGGGATGATCTGGGCCGACACGACGGCACACCACCCGACGGTGCCCGAGATCCCCGTCCACCTCCGAGCGCGAGCTGACGACAGCGGGAAGCCCCGTGGTGGGCAGGTGGTCGCGCGCACGGTGTACACGACCGAGCATCCGATGCCCTGGAAGAGCATGGTCTCGGCATATCTGGTCACGAAGTCGGTGGCGGCCGGCGCGCTGATGATCGCGGCGCTGCTCGTGCTGCTCGGCCATGCGGGGCACCAGGGTTCCGTGGGGATCCTGGCGCCCGTGGTGGCCGGGTTCTTCACGTTCGTCACCGGGGTGTTGCTCGTGGCGGACCTGAAGCAGCCGCGGCGCTTCTGGTATCTGCTGACCCGTCCCAACTGGCGGTCATGGCTCGTGCGTGGCGCGGTGATCCTCGGGATCTATGCGGCCGTGAGCGCGGCATGGTTTGCTGCGGGCCTGTTCGACGAGGCCGCCGCGATCCGGGTCCTGGCGGGGCCCGGCTTCGCGCTGGGTGCCGCGACCGCGGGCTACACCGCGTACCTGTTCGGCCAGTGCGAGGGGCGCGATCTCTGGCAGACGCCGATGCTGCTGCCCGTGCTCCTCGCCCAAGCCGTGATCGCGGGGGCCAGCGCGTTCCTCGTCGCGGATGTGTTCCTCAGTATCCCCGAGCCCGACGCGATCCGTTGGACGCTCCTTGGTGGGATCGTCGCGGTGGCGGTCTTCACGTTCGCGGAGCTCGCCGCCCGCGGTACCGCGCACGTCGAGATGGCGGTAGCCGAGATGACGCGAGGCCGCTACGCCACCATCTTCTGGCTTGGTGGCGTGTTCCTCGGTCTCGCAGTACCGGGCGCGCTCATGGTCGCGGCGCTCGCCCTCGGCTCCGGCGGTATTGCCCTCTCGGCTGCGGCCGGCGTGTGCGCGGTCATCGGCCTCGCCGCGTACGAGGATGCCTTCGTCCGCGCCGGCCAGTCCGTTCCACTCTCCTAGGAGTCTCGATGAGCAGTCGCGAGATCCTCGATCGGCTCGCTGACGCGGCCGCCGACGTCGCGCTCGAACGCCTGCTGCCCGGCACGGCGCTCACGAGCTATCCACCCGTCGACCAGTGGCACGACCATGCCGAGTACGACCCGGAGGAGTGGAAGCACGGTCGCAAGGTCGAGCGGCGCTACTCGCTCATCCCGACGACCTGCTTCAACTGCGAGGCGTGCTG
This region includes:
- a CDS encoding Rieske 2Fe-2S domain-containing protein; amino-acid sequence: MLVLTTDPVVLRGLERVARESGLLVLTPAARDADEPEVIVIDLDQPGAADQVARWRARLPDAFVAGHVGTPDQARWLEAERAGCDLVANRGAFAARLRQRLPPPGARQRPRLPLLEAAEVPGRLGLVVHLPETPVGPVALYHVRGRLCAVEDRCPHAGATLSEGELEGSIVTCPRHGSQFDVCTGERMRGPADASLRTFGVVEEDGFVHLLLDAPEER
- a CDS encoding 4Fe-4S dicluster domain-containing protein, which produces MARFGFLIDQDTCIGCHACTVACKAEHDVPLGVNRTWVKYIEKGEFPDSQRKFSVMRCNQCDNAPCVTICPTNALFVRHDGIVDFDTTSCIGCKSCMNACPYDALYIDPDEHTAQKCNFCAHRIDVGLEPSCVIVCPTQSIVAGDLDDPSTRISQMVARHDVQVRAPEQGTRPKVFYKGADEASLDPTRTRIADDGMIWADTTAHHPTVPEIPVHLRARADDSGKPRGGQVVARTVYTTEHPMPWKSMVSAYLVTKSVAAGALMIAALLVLLGHAGHQGSVGILAPVVAGFFTFVTGVLLVADLKQPRRFWYLLTRPNWRSWLVRGAVILGIYAAVSAAWFAAGLFDEAAAIRVLAGPGFALGAATAGYTAYLFGQCEGRDLWQTPMLLPVLLAQAVIAGASAFLVADVFLSIPEPDAIRWTLLGGIVAVAVFTFAELAARGTAHVEMAVAEMTRGRYATIFWLGGVFLGLAVPGALMVAALALGSGGIALSAAAGVCAVIGLAAYEDAFVRAGQSVPLS
- a CDS encoding metal-sulfur cluster assembly factor, with the translated sequence MADLDPVTLCVYAHMLKRFGNPMSGAVVTGADEAREALKVIPDPELGINIVDLGLVYDVDVDDEGRAHVTYTLTTFGCAIGPILESQMQEVLYALPGISEVSVEFTLEPRWTRDRMSEQARALVGDRELHPPSVQDLREIGGS